A single genomic interval of Mauremys reevesii isolate NIE-2019 linkage group 24, ASM1616193v1, whole genome shotgun sequence harbors:
- the RPS19 gene encoding 40S ribosomal protein S19, with protein sequence MPGVTVKDVNQQEFVRALAAFLKKSGKLKVPEWVDTVKLAKHKELAPYDENWFYTRAASTARHLYLRGGAGVGSMTKIYGGRQRNGVMPSHFSRGSKSVARRVLQALEGLKMVEKDQDGGRKLTPQGQRDLDRIAGQVAAANKKH encoded by the exons ATGCCCGGGGTCACGGTGAAAGACGTGAACCAGCAGGAGTTCGTCAGGGCCCTGGCCGCCTTCCTCAAGAA GTCAGGGAAACTGAAGGTGCCCGAGTGGGTGGATACGGTCAAGCTGGCCAAGCACAAGGAGTTGGCCCCGTATGATGAGAACTGGTTCTATACCAGAGCAG CTTCCACAGCCCGGCACCTGTACCTCCGCGGCGGTGCCGGCGTCGGCTCCATGACCAAGATCTACGGGGGCCGGCAGCGCAACGGCGTCATGCCCAGCCACTTCAGCCGCGGCTCCAAGAGCGTGGCCAGGCGGGTGCTGCAGGCCCTGGAGGGGCTGAAAATGGTGGAGAAGGATCAGGACGG AGGTCGCAAACTCACCCCCCAGGGACAGAGAGATCTGGACAGAATCGCCGGCCAG GTGGCAGCTGCAAACAAGAAACATTAA